A single region of the Aeromicrobium chenweiae genome encodes:
- the ychF gene encoding redox-regulated ATPase YchF — MALSIGIVGLPNAGKSTLFNALTKNNVLAANYPFATIEPNVGVVGVPDHRLAKLAEIFGSEKILPATVQFVDIAGIVRGASEGEGMGNKFLSHIRESDALCQVTRVFRDEDVTHVDGDVNPANDIETISIELALADLQTIDNALPRLDKESRKDKSLVAPFEEAKKAKEALEAGTGVLKAGLDLDLLRDLHLMTAKRFIYVFNCDLDELRDEDLKTRMRELVAPSEAIFLDAKSEAELVELGDDEDAEQMRAEMLADMGVEEPGLDALARVGFDTLGLQTYLTAGPKESRAWTIPKGATAPQAAGVIHTDFERGFIKAEIVSFDDLVEAGSMAAAKAQGKVRMEGKEYVMADGDVVEFRFNV, encoded by the coding sequence GTGGCTCTCAGCATCGGCATCGTCGGACTCCCCAACGCGGGCAAGTCGACCCTCTTCAACGCACTGACCAAGAACAACGTGCTCGCGGCGAACTACCCGTTCGCGACGATCGAGCCGAACGTCGGTGTCGTGGGGGTGCCCGACCACCGACTCGCCAAGCTGGCGGAGATCTTCGGGTCGGAGAAGATCCTGCCCGCGACCGTCCAGTTCGTCGACATCGCCGGCATCGTCCGGGGCGCGTCCGAGGGCGAGGGGATGGGTAACAAGTTCCTGTCCCACATCCGCGAGTCCGACGCCCTGTGCCAGGTGACCCGCGTGTTCCGCGACGAGGACGTCACGCACGTCGACGGCGACGTCAACCCCGCCAACGACATCGAGACGATCTCGATCGAGCTCGCGCTGGCCGATCTACAGACCATCGACAACGCCCTGCCGCGCCTGGACAAGGAGTCCCGCAAGGACAAGTCGCTCGTCGCGCCCTTCGAGGAGGCCAAGAAGGCCAAGGAGGCGCTCGAGGCCGGCACCGGCGTGCTCAAGGCGGGGCTCGACCTCGACCTGCTGCGCGACCTGCACCTGATGACCGCCAAGCGATTCATCTACGTGTTCAACTGCGATCTCGACGAGCTGCGCGACGAGGACCTGAAGACGCGCATGCGCGAGCTCGTCGCCCCGTCCGAGGCGATCTTCCTGGACGCGAAGTCCGAGGCCGAGCTCGTGGAGCTGGGCGACGACGAGGACGCCGAGCAGATGCGGGCCGAGATGTTGGCCGACATGGGCGTCGAGGAGCCCGGCCTGGACGCTCTCGCGCGGGTCGGCTTCGACACCCTCGGGCTGCAGACGTACCTCACCGCCGGCCCCAAGGAGTCGCGCGCGTGGACGATCCCCAAGGGCGCCACCGCGCCGCAGGCCGCCGGCGTCATCCACACGGACTTCGAGCGCGGCTTCATCAAGGCCGAGATCGTCTCGTTCGACGATCTGGTCGAGGCCGGCTCGATGGCCGCCGCCAAGGCGCAGGGCAAGGTGCGCATGGAGGGCAAGGAGTACGTCATGGCCGACGGCGACGTCGTGGAGTTCCGCTTCAACGTCTGA
- a CDS encoding GNAT family N-acetyltransferase: MDTITTERLHLRPFTPDDASALFRLFSLPEVARWSGTGTPMQDVTEAYARIERAGQRAGEHPAAALFATERRDTGAFIGMTLLVPIPSSGGADRDEHEIGWHLHPDAWGHGYATEAATALVERAFAAGMPQVYAVTDVDNVRSQAVCRRLGMTDLGLRSDWYDKELRAFSLDHP, encoded by the coding sequence ATGGACACGATCACCACCGAGCGCCTGCACCTGCGTCCGTTCACGCCCGACGACGCCTCCGCGCTGTTCAGGCTGTTCTCCCTGCCGGAGGTCGCCCGCTGGAGCGGCACCGGAACGCCGATGCAGGACGTCACCGAGGCGTACGCCCGCATCGAGCGCGCGGGCCAGCGGGCCGGCGAGCACCCGGCCGCCGCCCTCTTCGCGACCGAGCGCCGCGACACCGGGGCGTTCATCGGCATGACCCTGCTCGTCCCGATCCCGTCCAGCGGCGGCGCGGACCGCGACGAGCACGAGATCGGCTGGCACCTGCACCCGGACGCGTGGGGGCACGGGTACGCGACCGAGGCGGCGACCGCACTGGTGGAGCGGGCGTTCGCCGCAGGGATGCCCCAGGTGTACGCCGTGACGGACGTGGACAACGTCCGTTCGCAGGCGGTCTGCCGGCGCCTCGGGATGACGGATCTCGGCCTGAGGTCGGACTGGTACGACAAGGAGCTCCGGGCGTTTAGCCTCGACCACCCGTGA
- a CDS encoding antibiotic biosynthesis monooxygenase family protein → MTVIKINAITVPEGAGDELAHRFAARAGAVDDAPGFEGFELLKPTDERTQWLVLTRWASEDDFQAWVSSPSFAEGHRTAAERAGGDAPRPVSTHSEVWSYEVAGGSKG, encoded by the coding sequence ATGACCGTCATCAAGATCAACGCCATCACCGTCCCCGAGGGCGCCGGCGACGAGCTCGCCCACCGCTTCGCCGCTCGGGCCGGCGCCGTCGACGACGCACCGGGATTCGAGGGCTTCGAGCTGCTGAAGCCGACCGACGAGCGGACGCAGTGGCTCGTGCTGACGCGCTGGGCCAGCGAGGACGACTTCCAGGCGTGGGTCAGCTCACCGTCGTTCGCCGAGGGCCACCGCACGGCCGCCGAGCGCGCCGGCGGCGACGCCCCCCGTCCCGTCTCGACCCACAGCGAGGTCTGGAGCTACGAGGTCGCCGGCGGCTCCAAGGGCTGA
- a CDS encoding DNA recombination protein RmuC: protein MDAFPLLLTALLALVAGLSIGYLLGGRRAPSASAHDLSLSTAATAQAVEPVKESLDRFGERLRQLEASRIEWHTQLREQVDAVRLTSDSLRKETASLATALRRPQVRGRWGEMHLKRTAELAGMLDRCDFDLQVSVSDGDSVLRPDMVVRLAGDKRVVVDSKVPLDAYLDAVQSETEAEGAEHLRRHVRQVRTHIDQLAAKSYWSQFDQAPEFVVLFVPGESILSAALEAEPTLLEYASAKKVVLATPTTLIALLRTVAYAWTQEQLAANAREIQTIAREMYDRIGSVAGHVDKLGRSLESTVKSYNDAVSSIESRFLVTARRFNALHVSGTPVESPRLVESTPRSLTAPELVDELTS from the coding sequence ATGGACGCCTTCCCCCTCCTCCTCACCGCCCTCCTCGCGCTGGTCGCCGGCCTGTCGATCGGCTACCTGCTCGGCGGACGCCGTGCGCCCAGCGCCTCGGCGCACGACCTCAGCCTCTCGACCGCGGCGACCGCGCAGGCCGTCGAGCCGGTCAAGGAGAGCCTCGACCGGTTCGGTGAGCGGCTGCGCCAGCTCGAGGCGAGCCGCATCGAGTGGCACACCCAGCTGCGCGAGCAGGTGGACGCCGTGCGCCTGACCAGCGACTCGCTGCGCAAGGAGACCGCGTCGCTGGCCACCGCCCTGCGCCGCCCCCAGGTCCGCGGGCGCTGGGGCGAGATGCACCTCAAGCGCACGGCCGAGCTCGCCGGCATGCTCGACCGCTGCGACTTCGACCTGCAGGTCAGCGTCAGCGACGGCGACTCGGTGCTGCGTCCCGACATGGTGGTGCGGCTGGCCGGCGACAAGCGCGTCGTCGTGGACTCGAAGGTCCCCCTCGACGCCTACCTGGACGCCGTCCAGTCCGAGACCGAGGCCGAAGGTGCCGAGCACCTGCGCCGGCACGTCCGCCAGGTGCGCACCCACATCGACCAGCTCGCGGCGAAGTCCTACTGGTCGCAGTTCGACCAGGCCCCCGAGTTCGTCGTGCTGTTCGTGCCCGGCGAGTCGATCCTGTCCGCCGCGCTCGAGGCGGAGCCGACCCTGCTCGAGTACGCCTCGGCCAAGAAGGTCGTGCTGGCCACCCCAACGACCCTCATCGCCCTGCTGCGCACGGTGGCCTACGCCTGGACCCAGGAGCAGCTCGCGGCCAACGCCCGCGAGATCCAGACCATCGCCCGCGAGATGTACGACCGCATCGGCAGCGTCGCCGGTCACGTCGACAAGCTCGGCCGCTCCCTGGAGAGCACCGTCAAGTCGTACAACGACGCCGTGAGCTCGATCGAGTCACGATTCCTCGTCACCGCCCGTCGTTTCAACGCGTTGCACGTGTCCGGCACCCCGGTCGAGTCGCCCAGGCTCGTTGAGTCGACACCCCGTTCATTGACCGCTCCTGAGCTCGTCGATGAACTAACGTCTTAG
- a CDS encoding DUF6542 domain-containing protein: MTQAVSRTPARVARYDLSAGQVLVASCVAMAAVVLLDLMDGRLGLLYSVGFVLIVITAPLSVDVRGLFPTGVLPPVLMIVSLLAVCLFEPDAIQVNGMAKDASTIARLIAGTIDHGLTLVIGHGLAIVLIALRIIGAPER; encoded by the coding sequence ATGACGCAGGCGGTGTCCCGCACACCAGCACGTGTGGCCCGGTACGACCTGAGTGCCGGCCAGGTCCTCGTCGCGTCCTGCGTCGCCATGGCTGCGGTCGTCCTGCTCGACCTGATGGACGGCCGGCTCGGCCTGCTCTACTCGGTCGGCTTCGTCCTGATCGTGATCACCGCACCCCTCAGTGTCGACGTGCGGGGGCTCTTCCCCACCGGGGTCCTGCCGCCCGTGCTGATGATCGTCAGCCTGCTCGCGGTGTGCCTGTTCGAGCCGGACGCGATCCAGGTCAACGGGATGGCCAAGGATGCCAGCACGATCGCGCGCCTCATCGCGGGCACGATCGACCACGGCCTGACGCTCGTGATCGGCCACGGCCTGGCCATCGTGCTGATCGCCCTGCGCATCATCGGCGCCCCCGAGCGCTGA
- a CDS encoding Na+/H+ antiporter yields MDIALTLVTLLAVVVAVAAVADKLALSPPLVLIVVGIIGSYISVFPEIRLTPDIVLLGLLPPLLYAAAIRTSLIDFKANIRPIGLLSVGLVLFTTVVVGFLVSALLDVPLAVGFALGAVVAPPDAVAATAIARKIGLPRRSVTILEGESLVNDATAIVTLRTSIAAISGSVSVWQVGGGFAVSAIGGVAIGVVVALVVGRIRRYIRDEVTDVSVSLLTPWIAYLPAEQVRVPGIDSQPSGVLAVVVAGIILGHRSPIIQSGASRLFERTNWATISYVLENSVFLLIGLQIRSIVDDISRTDLSATRIALSCAAVLVTVIVVRIVWVFPATYLPRLIPGVAENEQRPTPQSAFLVAWTGMRGVVTLAAVFLLPESTPQREVLVLMAFVVTVGTLMIQGLTIPWLVRLLKVPGPDRHEDNLQEATVFQAVTDAGMRYLDDEVEGTVPEAVMERLRSRATDRTNAVWERLGGAETPSAQYSRLRAKMLDRERQELLRIRALGTVDQSVLARLMNALDVEESILDRLSEGETTAGRTTELRPTYDLDGSCEHLAAATVVPDPRTPKGCEECLRDGTSWVHLRLCMTCGHVGCCDSSQGHATAHFKETDHPVMRSFEPGEAWRWCYIDEVTG; encoded by the coding sequence GTGGACATCGCACTCACCCTCGTGACGCTGCTGGCCGTCGTGGTCGCCGTCGCCGCGGTCGCGGACAAGCTCGCCCTGTCCCCGCCGTTGGTGCTGATCGTCGTGGGCATCATCGGGTCGTACATCTCGGTGTTCCCCGAGATCCGCCTCACGCCCGACATCGTCCTGCTCGGCCTCCTCCCGCCGTTGCTGTACGCCGCGGCCATCCGGACGTCCCTGATCGACTTCAAGGCCAACATCAGGCCGATCGGCCTTTTGAGCGTCGGCCTGGTGCTGTTCACCACGGTTGTCGTCGGCTTCCTCGTCTCGGCCCTGCTGGACGTCCCGCTGGCCGTGGGCTTCGCGCTCGGAGCCGTGGTGGCTCCGCCGGACGCCGTGGCGGCCACCGCGATCGCCCGCAAGATCGGCCTGCCGCGCCGGAGCGTCACGATCCTCGAGGGCGAGAGCCTGGTCAACGACGCGACCGCCATCGTCACCCTGCGCACGTCGATCGCGGCGATCTCGGGGTCGGTCAGCGTCTGGCAGGTCGGCGGCGGTTTCGCCGTGTCGGCGATCGGCGGCGTCGCGATCGGCGTCGTGGTGGCCCTGGTGGTGGGGCGCATCCGGCGGTACATCCGGGACGAGGTCACGGACGTCTCGGTGTCGCTGCTGACGCCGTGGATCGCGTACCTCCCGGCGGAGCAGGTCCGCGTGCCTGGCATCGACTCCCAGCCGTCGGGCGTGCTGGCCGTCGTCGTGGCCGGCATCATCCTCGGGCACCGCTCGCCGATCATCCAGTCCGGCGCGTCCCGGCTGTTCGAACGGACCAACTGGGCCACCATCTCGTACGTCCTCGAGAACTCCGTGTTCCTGCTGATCGGTCTGCAGATCCGCTCGATCGTCGACGACATCAGCAGGACGGACCTCAGCGCCACCCGCATCGCACTGTCGTGCGCCGCGGTCCTGGTCACGGTGATCGTCGTGCGGATCGTGTGGGTGTTCCCCGCGACGTATCTGCCACGGCTCATCCCAGGCGTCGCGGAGAACGAGCAGCGTCCCACGCCGCAGTCGGCGTTCCTGGTCGCGTGGACCGGGATGCGCGGGGTGGTGACGCTCGCTGCGGTCTTCCTGCTGCCGGAGTCGACGCCGCAGCGGGAGGTGCTCGTGCTGATGGCGTTCGTGGTCACCGTCGGCACGCTCATGATCCAGGGGCTGACGATCCCGTGGCTCGTGCGCCTGCTCAAGGTGCCCGGACCGGACCGGCACGAGGACAACCTGCAGGAGGCGACCGTCTTCCAGGCGGTGACGGATGCCGGCATGCGGTACCTCGACGACGAGGTCGAGGGCACGGTGCCCGAGGCGGTCATGGAGCGGCTGCGGTCGCGCGCGACGGACCGCACGAACGCGGTGTGGGAGCGCCTCGGCGGTGCCGAGACGCCGAGCGCGCAGTACTCACGGCTGCGCGCGAAGATGCTGGATCGCGAGCGCCAGGAGCTGCTGCGGATCCGCGCGCTCGGCACGGTCGACCAGTCCGTGCTGGCCCGCCTCATGAACGCGCTCGACGTCGAGGAGTCGATCCTCGACCGGCTGTCCGAGGGCGAGACGACCGCCGGCCGCACGACCGAGCTGCGTCCGACGTACGACCTGGACGGCTCGTGCGAGCACCTGGCGGCAGCGACCGTGGTGCCGGACCCGAGGACCCCGAAGGGGTGCGAGGAGTGCCTGCGCGACGGCACGAGCTGGGTGCACCTGCGGCTGTGCATGACGTGCGGTCACGTGGGCTGCTGCGACTCGTCGCAGGGGCACGCGACCGCGCACTTCAAGGAGACCGACCACCCGGTGATGCGCAGCTTCGAGCCGGGCGAGGCCTGGCGCTGGTGCTACATCGACGAGGTCACCGGCTGA
- the ggt gene encoding gamma-glutamyltransferase has protein sequence MTVLVRRTRSIVAVAAAAALGATLVGVAPQDARATASAPAGGATAYGRGGAVSSVDANASRIGVEVLRKGGNAADAAVAMASALGVAEPYSAGIGGGGYFVYYDARHRKVNTIDGRETAPAGIKPDAFVNPATGQPYTFTPDLVSSGVAVGVPGTVATWQSALDRFGTRSLARTLAPSIELARQGFVVDDTFRNQTLDNKARFAAFPDTAKLFLPGGDAPRVGTRFRNPELARTLSRIAAQGPDAFYRGPLAAEIADVVQHPRKDPASALPAPAGSMTTRDLATYRVRKQDPTKITYRGLSVYGMAPSSSGGTSVGEALNILENHRLGGGSRTARSLHLYLEASARAFADRNAYVGDPAFVDVPTRTLLSQRFANSRDCTIDPSQASPKPVAAGALDGRGCGTRSAAEKPDTENVSTTHLSVVDRWGNAAAYTLTIEQTGGSAMTVPGRGFLLNNELTDFTAAYDPKDPNRIAPGKRPRSSMAPTIVLDKGKVKYVVGSPGGATIITTVLQILLNRIDLGMTLPQAVAAPRASQRNAATTPAEPEFIAAYGDALAPYGQRLVPSGDQFTSAAEIGAAATIEVGRHGRMVAAAEPRRRGGGSAQVVHPQR, from the coding sequence ATGACCGTTCTCGTCCGCCGCACCCGTTCGATCGTCGCCGTCGCCGCCGCCGCGGCCCTCGGAGCCACGCTGGTGGGGGTGGCCCCGCAGGACGCGCGGGCGACCGCCTCCGCCCCCGCGGGTGGCGCCACCGCGTACGGCCGAGGCGGAGCGGTCAGCTCGGTGGACGCGAACGCCAGCCGCATCGGCGTCGAGGTGCTGCGCAAGGGCGGCAACGCCGCGGACGCCGCTGTCGCGATGGCCTCGGCCCTGGGCGTCGCGGAGCCGTACAGCGCGGGCATCGGCGGAGGCGGCTACTTCGTCTACTACGACGCCCGGCACCGCAAGGTCAACACGATCGACGGCCGGGAGACCGCGCCGGCGGGCATCAAGCCGGACGCGTTCGTCAACCCGGCGACGGGCCAGCCGTACACGTTCACGCCCGACCTGGTCTCCTCCGGAGTCGCGGTCGGCGTCCCCGGCACGGTGGCCACGTGGCAGTCCGCGCTCGACCGCTTCGGCACGCGGTCCCTCGCCCGGACGCTCGCTCCGTCGATCGAGCTGGCGCGCCAGGGCTTCGTGGTCGACGACACCTTCCGCAACCAGACCCTGGACAACAAGGCCCGTTTCGCGGCGTTCCCCGACACGGCCAAGCTGTTCCTGCCCGGTGGGGACGCCCCCCGGGTCGGCACCCGGTTCCGCAACCCCGAGCTCGCCCGCACCCTGTCCCGCATCGCCGCGCAGGGTCCGGACGCGTTCTACCGGGGCCCGCTGGCCGCCGAGATCGCCGACGTCGTGCAGCACCCCCGCAAGGATCCCGCGTCGGCGTTGCCGGCACCCGCGGGGTCGATGACCACGCGCGACCTCGCGACGTACCGGGTCCGCAAGCAGGACCCGACGAAGATCACCTACCGCGGCCTGTCGGTGTACGGCATGGCACCGTCCTCGTCGGGCGGCACCTCCGTCGGCGAGGCACTCAACATCCTGGAGAACCATCGCCTCGGCGGTGGCTCCCGCACCGCCCGCAGCCTGCACCTGTACCTGGAGGCGTCCGCCCGCGCGTTCGCGGACCGCAACGCGTACGTGGGCGACCCCGCGTTCGTCGACGTCCCGACCAGGACACTGCTGAGCCAGCGCTTCGCGAACTCCCGCGACTGCACGATCGACCCGAGCCAGGCCTCGCCCAAGCCGGTCGCCGCGGGCGCCCTGGACGGCAGGGGCTGCGGGACCCGATCCGCCGCCGAGAAGCCGGACACCGAGAACGTGTCGACCACGCACCTGTCGGTCGTCGACCGATGGGGCAACGCCGCGGCGTACACGCTCACGATCGAGCAGACCGGCGGATCGGCCATGACGGTGCCCGGACGTGGCTTCCTGCTCAACAACGAGCTGACCGACTTCACCGCGGCGTACGACCCGAAGGACCCGAACCGCATCGCCCCGGGCAAGCGGCCGCGCTCGTCGATGGCGCCGACGATCGTGCTGGACAAGGGGAAGGTCAAGTACGTCGTCGGCTCCCCCGGCGGCGCCACGATCATCACCACCGTCCTGCAGATCCTGCTCAACCGGATCGACCTGGGCATGACGCTGCCGCAGGCCGTCGCGGCGCCCCGCGCGTCCCAGCGCAACGCCGCCACGACACCGGCCGAGCCGGAGTTCATCGCCGCGTACGGGGACGCGCTCGCGCCGTACGGTCAGCGGCTCGTGCCCTCGGGCGACCAGTTCACGTCCGCGGCCGAGATCGGTGCCGCGGCGACGATCGAGGTCGGACGCCACGGCCGGATGGTCGCGGCGGCGGAGCCCAGGCGGCGCGGCGGAGGCAGCGCCCAGGTCGTCCACCCGCAGCGGTAG
- a CDS encoding 4-hydroxy-3-methylbut-2-enyl diphosphate reductase — translation MSSQVSLGMPPVGGSVLLADPRGYCAGVDRAVITVEKALDLYGAPVYVRKQIVHNKHVVNNLAARGAIFVEELDEVPEGATVVFSAHGVSPMVHAEAAERQLKTIDATCPLVTKVHHEARRFASDGYRILLIGHEGHEEVEGTAGEAPDHITLVQTPDDVDGLEFPPGTRLSWLSQTTLSVDETMETVSRLRAKFPQLEDPPSDDICYATQNRQVAVKEIAKNADLVIVVGSANSSNSVRLVEVALEAGAKASYRIDDISEIDEAWLDGVQTVGVTSGASVPDDLVQQVLGYLADHGHPDADAVRTADESLIFALPPELRKDMKAAGVAYK, via the coding sequence ATGTCTTCCCAGGTCTCCCTTGGCATGCCCCCGGTCGGCGGCAGCGTGCTGCTCGCCGACCCGCGCGGCTACTGCGCCGGCGTCGACCGAGCGGTCATCACCGTGGAGAAGGCGCTCGACCTGTACGGCGCACCGGTCTACGTGCGCAAGCAGATCGTGCACAACAAGCACGTGGTCAACAACCTCGCCGCCCGCGGCGCGATCTTCGTCGAGGAGCTCGACGAGGTGCCCGAGGGCGCGACGGTCGTGTTCTCCGCGCACGGGGTCTCCCCGATGGTCCACGCCGAGGCCGCGGAGCGTCAGCTGAAGACGATCGACGCGACGTGCCCGCTCGTCACCAAGGTGCACCACGAGGCCCGACGCTTCGCCAGCGACGGCTACCGCATCCTGCTGATCGGGCACGAGGGGCACGAGGAGGTCGAGGGCACCGCCGGCGAGGCTCCCGACCACATCACGCTGGTGCAGACCCCCGACGACGTCGACGGCCTCGAGTTCCCCCCGGGCACCCGGCTGTCGTGGCTGTCGCAGACCACGCTGAGCGTCGACGAGACGATGGAGACCGTCAGCCGGCTGCGCGCGAAGTTCCCGCAGCTGGAGGACCCGCCGTCGGACGACATCTGCTACGCCACCCAGAACCGCCAGGTCGCGGTCAAGGAGATCGCCAAGAACGCCGACCTGGTGATCGTCGTCGGCTCGGCCAACTCCTCCAACTCGGTCCGTCTGGTCGAGGTTGCGCTGGAGGCCGGCGCGAAGGCGTCCTACCGGATCGACGACATCTCCGAGATCGACGAGGCGTGGCTCGACGGCGTGCAGACCGTCGGCGTGACGTCCGGGGCCTCCGTGCCGGACGACCTCGTCCAGCAGGTCCTGGGATACCTCGCCGACCACGGCCACCCTGACGCGGACGCGGTCCGCACCGCCGACGAGAGCCTGATCTTCGCCCTGCCGCCGGAGCTCCGCAAGGACATGAAGGCCGCAGGGGTCGCCTACAAGTAG
- a CDS encoding C40 family peptidase, whose amino-acid sequence MRTYTRVLATLFTALVVVLTGLSSTANAKTSTHTRADTVLKQAAKLKGKPYKWGGAGPRSFDCSGYVQYVYKKAGKKIGRTSGAQLKGKRIAKGKKKAGDILVFRRGGSAYHSAIYAGGGKMWEAQRTGVPVGKHKIWSKGYVVVRPGGGSTTVKMTSNNKAVKTAIPGTHS is encoded by the coding sequence ATGCGCACGTACACACGTGTCCTCGCGACCCTGTTCACGGCCCTCGTGGTCGTCCTCACCGGACTGAGCAGCACCGCGAACGCCAAGACCTCCACACACACCCGCGCCGACACCGTCCTCAAGCAGGCGGCGAAGCTCAAGGGCAAGCCCTACAAGTGGGGCGGCGCCGGACCGCGCTCGTTCGACTGCTCCGGCTACGTCCAGTACGTCTACAAGAAGGCCGGCAAGAAGATCGGCCGTACCTCCGGCGCCCAGCTCAAGGGCAAGCGCATCGCCAAGGGCAAGAAGAAGGCCGGCGACATCCTGGTCTTCCGCCGCGGCGGAAGCGCGTACCACTCGGCGATCTACGCCGGTGGCGGCAAGATGTGGGAGGCCCAGCGCACGGGCGTCCCGGTCGGCAAGCACAAGATCTGGTCCAAGGGCTACGTCGTGGTCCGTCCCGGCGGCGGCAGCACCACCGTCAAGATGACCAGCAACAACAAGGCCGTCAAGACGGCCATCCCCGGCACGCACTCGTAG
- the xseA gene encoding exodeoxyribonuclease VII large subunit — protein MALETTADAPAPLRQISQLLDGYVARLGAVWIEAEIASLTRRQGICFLTLRDLQAKVSIEAKCHVSVLDASQAPITEGSRVVVHAKPVFYAPRGSLALELREIRPQGEGELLAQLERRKRLLAAEGLFDPRLKKPLPVLPRGIGLVTGKNSAAERDVLQNARLRWPDVRFVVRHALMQGNDSARDVMKALAELSSDTSVDVIVIARGGGSIEDLLPFSDEGLVRAVHACAVPVVSAIGHEPDTPILDLVADLRASTPTDAAKRIVPDVREELAAVATMRERAFGAVRARLEREQRGLADLRSRPVLARPATLVEAEETRLHDVRDRARRSLGHRLDRAGDEIGHHLARVRGLSPLATLERGYAVAQLPDGNVLTSIAQVGVDAELTVRVADGTIRARSHGTEPAHPADIPLPTEETDDD, from the coding sequence ATGGCCCTGGAGACGACTGCGGACGCGCCCGCCCCGCTGCGGCAGATCTCCCAGCTGCTCGACGGGTACGTCGCCCGTCTCGGCGCCGTGTGGATCGAGGCCGAGATCGCCTCGCTCACACGGCGCCAGGGCATCTGCTTCCTGACGCTGCGGGACCTGCAGGCCAAGGTCTCGATCGAGGCCAAGTGCCACGTGAGCGTGCTCGACGCCTCGCAGGCCCCCATCACCGAGGGCTCGCGGGTCGTCGTGCACGCCAAGCCGGTGTTCTACGCCCCCCGCGGGAGCCTCGCTCTCGAGCTGCGGGAGATCCGCCCGCAGGGCGAGGGCGAGCTCCTGGCGCAGCTGGAGCGGCGCAAGCGACTGCTCGCGGCGGAGGGGCTGTTCGACCCGCGGCTCAAGAAGCCCCTCCCGGTCCTGCCCCGCGGCATCGGGCTGGTCACCGGCAAGAACTCCGCGGCCGAGCGCGACGTCCTGCAGAACGCCCGGCTGCGCTGGCCGGACGTGCGGTTCGTGGTCCGCCACGCGCTCATGCAGGGCAACGACTCCGCCCGCGACGTCATGAAGGCGCTGGCCGAGCTGTCGTCCGACACCTCGGTCGACGTGATCGTGATCGCCCGCGGCGGTGGGTCGATCGAGGACCTCCTCCCGTTCTCGGACGAAGGACTGGTCCGTGCGGTCCATGCCTGTGCCGTCCCGGTCGTCAGCGCCATCGGGCACGAGCCCGACACCCCGATCCTCGACCTGGTCGCCGACCTGCGTGCCTCGACCCCGACCGACGCGGCCAAGCGCATCGTTCCCGACGTGCGCGAGGAGCTCGCCGCCGTCGCCACGATGCGCGAGCGGGCGTTCGGCGCGGTGCGTGCCCGGCTGGAGCGCGAGCAGCGCGGCCTGGCCGACCTGCGCTCACGCCCCGTCCTCGCCCGACCCGCGACGCTCGTCGAGGCCGAGGAGACCCGGCTGCACGACGTCCGCGACCGGGCCCGGCGCTCCCTGGGGCACCGGCTCGATCGCGCCGGCGACGAGATCGGCCACCACCTGGCCCGGGTGAGGGGGCTGTCACCGTTGGCGACCCTCGAGCGCGGCTACGCCGTGGCGCAGCTGCCCGACGGCAACGTCCTCACCTCGATCGCCCAGGTCGGCGTCGACGCCGAGCTGACGGTCCGGGTCGCCGACGGCACGATTCGTGCCCGCTCCCACGGCACCGAGCCCGCCCACCCCGCAGACATCCCCCTGCCCACTGAGGAGACCGACGATGACTGA
- a CDS encoding exodeoxyribonuclease VII small subunit: protein MTENTPEIPYEQARDELISVVQRLEAGGTSLDESLALWERGEELAGICQTWLDGAKARLAAASKTAGQDVDSDEM from the coding sequence ATGACTGAGAACACCCCGGAGATCCCCTACGAGCAGGCCCGCGACGAGCTGATCAGCGTCGTCCAGAGGCTCGAGGCGGGCGGCACGAGCCTCGACGAGTCACTCGCGCTGTGGGAGCGCGGCGAGGAGCTCGCCGGCATCTGCCAGACCTGGCTGGACGGGGCGAAGGCGCGCCTCGCCGCCGCCTCGAAGACCGCCGGTCAGGACGTCGACAGCGACGAGATGTAG